The following coding sequences lie in one Angustibacter luteus genomic window:
- a CDS encoding aminotransferase class I/II-fold pyridoxal phosphate-dependent enzyme, with product MTDQPTPQYSPATLAVSAGRPPAGPGSAMNEPVWLTSTYGADGPYDYGRTGNPTWDAFETALGALEGGAALVYSAGMAAVAAAVSLVPDGGTVVAPTSAYTGTTALLREAAERGRLVLREVDLTDTDAVVALLPGAAMLIVETPTNPLLDVADLPGLLAAARQSGVLVVVDNTFATPLGQRPLEHGADVVVHSVTKYLSGHSDVILGATVTRDDEAGRALHERLRAHRRLSGSIAGPSEVWLALRGLRTLALRVERAQANATELARRLQEHPVVSRVRHPSLPQDPGHDRARKQMLGFGSIVAVEVGGDADRAERVAAGTRLWVHATSLGGVESTLERRRRHPLEPDDVPVDLLRLSVGVEDVEDLWADLDQALRGSDA from the coding sequence GTGACCGACCAGCCGACGCCGCAGTACTCGCCCGCGACCCTGGCGGTGTCCGCCGGCCGCCCCCCGGCGGGGCCGGGTTCGGCGATGAACGAGCCGGTCTGGCTCACCTCGACCTACGGCGCGGACGGCCCGTACGACTACGGGCGCACCGGAAACCCCACCTGGGACGCGTTCGAGACCGCGCTGGGCGCCCTCGAGGGCGGCGCCGCGCTCGTCTACTCGGCGGGGATGGCGGCCGTCGCGGCTGCGGTGTCGCTGGTGCCGGACGGTGGCACGGTCGTGGCGCCGACGAGCGCCTACACCGGGACGACGGCACTGCTGCGCGAGGCGGCCGAGCGGGGGCGGCTGGTGCTGCGCGAGGTGGACCTCACGGACACCGACGCGGTCGTCGCACTGCTGCCCGGCGCCGCGATGCTCATAGTCGAGACGCCGACGAACCCGCTCTTGGACGTCGCGGACCTGCCCGGGCTGCTCGCCGCGGCTCGCCAGTCCGGAGTCCTCGTGGTGGTCGACAACACGTTCGCGACCCCGCTCGGGCAGCGCCCGCTCGAGCACGGCGCGGACGTCGTCGTGCACTCGGTGACCAAGTACCTGTCCGGGCACTCCGACGTGATCCTCGGGGCGACGGTGACCCGGGACGACGAGGCCGGCCGCGCGCTGCACGAGCGGCTGCGCGCCCACCGCCGACTGTCCGGCAGCATCGCCGGGCCCTCGGAGGTCTGGCTCGCCCTGCGCGGCCTGCGGACGCTGGCCCTGCGGGTGGAGCGCGCCCAGGCCAATGCCACCGAGCTGGCGCGTCGTCTGCAGGAGCACCCGGTGGTGTCGCGGGTGCGGCACCCCTCACTCCCGCAGGACCCCGGCCACGATCGGGCCCGCAAGCAGATGCTGGGCTTCGGTTCGATCGTCGCCGTCGAGGTCGGCGGCGACGCCGACCGCGCCGAGCGGGTCGCCGCCGGCACCCGGTTGTGGGTGCACGCGACGAGCCTCGGCGGAGTCGAGTCCACGCTGGAACGTCGCCGCCGGCACCCCTTGGAGCCCGACGACGTCCCGGTCGACCTGCTGCGGCTGTCCGTCGGTGTCGAGGACGTCGAGGACCTGTGGGCCGACCTCGACCAGGCCCTGCGGGGGTCGGACGCATGA
- a CDS encoding NAD(P)H-dependent glycerol-3-phosphate dehydrogenase: protein MTRCAVLGTGSWGTAFALVLADAGSEVTMWGRRAELTEQITTEHRNGDYLPDVLLPESIWATTDAAEAMRDADVVVLALPSQTIREHLQRWADLIPAQAAVVSLMKGVELGTTRRMSEVIAEAGGVEPRRVVVVSGPNLAPEIAQRQPAASVVACTDHDVADLVAHACATPAFRPYTATDVVGTELGGAVKNVIGLAVGMAEGMGLGDNTKATIVTRGLAETARLGEALGADPATFAGLAGVGDLIATCMSPLSRNRTFGVQLGQGRSVQEVIAATRQTAEGVKSCQSILDLARANDVDMPITEGVVAVVHHGLAPDEMGRRLLSRARKAEAD from the coding sequence ATGACGCGATGCGCCGTCCTGGGGACCGGCAGCTGGGGGACCGCCTTCGCGCTGGTGCTCGCCGACGCCGGCAGCGAGGTGACCATGTGGGGTCGCCGAGCCGAGCTGACCGAGCAGATCACCACCGAGCACCGCAACGGCGACTACCTGCCGGACGTGCTGCTGCCCGAGTCCATCTGGGCGACCACGGACGCCGCCGAGGCGATGCGGGACGCGGACGTCGTCGTGCTGGCCCTGCCGTCGCAGACGATCCGTGAGCACCTGCAGCGGTGGGCCGACCTCATCCCGGCGCAGGCCGCCGTGGTCTCCCTGATGAAGGGCGTCGAGCTCGGGACCACCCGGCGGATGAGCGAGGTCATCGCCGAGGCCGGTGGCGTCGAGCCCCGGCGGGTGGTTGTCGTGTCAGGGCCCAACCTGGCGCCCGAGATCGCCCAGCGGCAGCCCGCGGCCAGCGTGGTGGCCTGCACCGACCACGACGTCGCGGACCTGGTGGCGCACGCCTGCGCCACCCCGGCGTTCCGGCCCTACACCGCCACGGACGTCGTCGGCACCGAGCTGGGCGGCGCCGTGAAGAACGTCATCGGGCTGGCCGTCGGGATGGCCGAGGGGATGGGGCTGGGAGACAACACGAAGGCCACCATCGTGACCCGCGGGCTCGCCGAGACCGCTCGGCTGGGGGAGGCGTTGGGCGCGGATCCCGCCACCTTCGCCGGGCTGGCCGGGGTCGGCGACCTCATCGCCACCTGCATGTCGCCGCTGTCCCGCAACCGGACCTTCGGGGTGCAGCTCGGTCAGGGACGCAGCGTGCAGGAGGTGATCGCGGCGACCCGGCAGACCGCCGAGGGCGTGAAGTCCTGCCAGTCGATCCTGGACCTGGCGCGGGCCAACGACGTGGACATGCCGATCACGGAGGGCGTCGTGGCTGTGGTCCACCACGGCTTGGCGCCCGACGAGATGGGACGTCGGCTGCTGTCCCGGGCGCGCAAGGCCGAGGCCGACTGA
- the leuC gene encoding 3-isopropylmalate dehydratase large subunit, whose translation MGRTLAEKVWDAHVVRRAEGEPDLLYIDLHLLHEVTSPQAFDGLRLTGRTVRRPDLTIATEDHNVPTEPGPITDPVSRTQVETLRRNCAEFGVRLHPMGDVDQGIVHVIGPQLGLTQPGVTIVCGDSHTSTHGAFGALAFGIGTSEVEHVLATQTLPLKPFQTMAITVEGTLPDDVTAKDLILAVIARIGTGGGQGYVLEYRGEAIRALSMEARMTICNMSIEAGARAGMIAPDETTFEYLQGRPHAPSGQDWDDAVTAWSQLATDDDATFDHEVVIDARELAPFVTWGTNPGQGLPLSASVPEPALIVDEQERTGAERALAYMGLEPGTPLRDISVDTVFVGSCTNGRIEDLRAAAEVIKGRHVKDGVRMLVVPGSARVRLQAESEGLDQVFEAAGADWRLAGCSMCLGMNPDQLAPGERSASTSNRNFEGRQGKGGRTHLVSPVVAAATAVRGTLSSPADLD comes from the coding sequence ATGGGCCGCACGCTGGCCGAGAAGGTCTGGGACGCGCACGTCGTGCGCCGCGCCGAAGGCGAGCCCGACCTGCTCTACATCGACCTGCACCTGCTGCACGAGGTGACCAGCCCGCAGGCGTTCGACGGGTTGCGGCTCACGGGGCGCACCGTTCGCCGGCCCGACCTGACGATCGCCACCGAGGACCACAACGTCCCGACCGAGCCCGGACCGATCACCGACCCGGTGTCCCGCACCCAGGTCGAGACGTTGCGCCGCAACTGCGCCGAGTTCGGCGTGCGGCTGCACCCCATGGGTGACGTGGACCAGGGCATCGTGCACGTGATCGGCCCGCAGCTCGGCCTGACCCAGCCCGGCGTCACCATCGTCTGCGGCGACTCGCACACCTCCACCCACGGCGCGTTCGGCGCCCTCGCGTTCGGCATCGGGACCAGCGAGGTCGAGCACGTGCTGGCCACCCAGACGCTGCCGCTGAAGCCGTTCCAGACGATGGCCATCACGGTCGAGGGGACGCTGCCGGACGACGTCACCGCCAAGGACCTGATCCTGGCGGTCATCGCGCGGATCGGTACCGGCGGTGGCCAGGGCTACGTCCTGGAGTACCGCGGCGAGGCCATCCGCGCGCTGTCGATGGAAGCGCGGATGACGATCTGCAACATGTCCATCGAGGCCGGCGCCCGCGCCGGGATGATCGCGCCGGACGAGACCACGTTCGAGTACCTGCAGGGACGCCCGCACGCGCCGTCCGGTCAGGACTGGGACGACGCGGTGACCGCCTGGTCGCAGCTGGCGACGGACGACGACGCGACCTTCGACCACGAGGTGGTCATCGACGCGCGCGAGCTCGCCCCGTTCGTGACGTGGGGCACCAACCCCGGGCAGGGTCTACCGCTGAGCGCGAGCGTGCCCGAGCCGGCGCTCATCGTGGACGAGCAGGAGCGCACCGGCGCCGAGCGCGCTCTGGCGTACATGGGGCTGGAGCCCGGCACCCCGTTGCGCGACATCTCCGTTGACACGGTGTTCGTCGGCTCGTGCACGAACGGCCGTATCGAGGACCTGCGCGCCGCGGCCGAGGTCATCAAGGGGCGCCACGTGAAGGACGGCGTGCGCATGCTCGTCGTGCCGGGGTCGGCGCGGGTGCGCCTGCAGGCGGAGAGCGAGGGTCTCGACCAGGTCTTCGAGGCGGCGGGTGCCGACTGGCGGCTCGCCGGCTGCTCGATGTGCCTGGGCATGAACCCGGACCAGCTGGCCCCCGGCGAACGCAGCGCCTCCACCTCCAACCGCAACTTCGAGGGACGGCAGGGCAAGGGCGGTCGAACCCACCTCGTCTCGCCCGTCGTCGCCGCCGCGACCGCGGTGCGCGGCACCCTCTCGTCCCCCGCCGACCTGGACTGA
- a CDS encoding HU family DNA-binding protein — MNKGQLVDALESRLGSKKAAAEALEAVVDTITVTVAKGEKVAITGFGTFEKAARAARTGRNPRTGQAVRIKKTSVPRFRAGTAFKEVTSDAKALKAFTAAAAGRAASATTKVASSVAGAASTAKKAAAPAKKAAAKKAAPAKKAAPAKKAAAKKAAPAKKAAPAKKVTAKKTTKAAPAKKAVTKKAAPAKKVTAKKTTKAAPAKKAVTKKAAPAKKAAVTKTTAKKAAPAKKAAPAKKATAKKTTAKRAAKKA, encoded by the coding sequence GTGAACAAGGGACAGCTGGTCGACGCACTCGAGTCTCGGCTCGGCAGCAAGAAGGCCGCCGCCGAGGCTCTCGAGGCCGTCGTCGACACGATCACCGTCACCGTCGCCAAGGGCGAGAAGGTCGCCATCACGGGCTTCGGCACGTTCGAGAAGGCCGCTCGCGCCGCTCGGACCGGCCGCAACCCGCGCACCGGTCAGGCCGTGCGCATCAAGAAGACCTCGGTGCCGCGTTTCCGTGCCGGCACCGCGTTCAAGGAGGTCACCTCCGACGCCAAGGCGCTGAAGGCGTTCACCGCGGCCGCAGCCGGCCGGGCCGCCTCCGCCACGACGAAGGTCGCCTCCTCTGTCGCCGGTGCCGCGAGCACCGCGAAGAAGGCCGCCGCGCCGGCGAAGAAGGCCGCCGCCAAGAAGGCTGCACCGGCCAAGAAGGCCGCGCCGGCGAAGAAGGCCGCCGCCAAGAAGGCAGCACCGGCCAAGAAGGCCGCTCCGGCGAAGAAGGTCACCGCCAAGAAGACCACCAAGGCCGCACCGGCCAAGAAGGCGGTCACGAAGAAGGCGGCACCGGCGAAGAAGGTCACCGCCAAGAAGACCACCAAGGCCGCACCGGCCAAGAAGGCGGTCACGAAGAAGGCGGCACCGGCCAAGAAGGCTGCGGTCACGAAGACGACCGCCAAGAAGGCCGCACCGGCGAAGAAGGCCGCACCCGCGAAGAAGGCGACGGCGAAGAAGACCACCGCCAAGCGCGCGGCGAAGAAGGCCTGA
- the cofC gene encoding 2-phospho-L-lactate guanylyltransferase — protein MPGPTTPTWSWTVVLPVQRAEHGKSRLRAPQHVERAALARAIAIDSVEAVLASAAVGAVVLVTSDPVVAAAGRDLAADGTLGAGRGTVEVLADPGQGLGAAVEAGVQLARRDRPDGAVAALLADVPALRGADLTAALLTAQGHPSAVVPDQDGSGTVLLTAAPGVPLRHAFGAGSAARHQDLGAVVLALDLPRLRRDVDTEADLQAAVQLGVGARTSALLGDTALPGETALPGDTALPGDSGH, from the coding sequence GTGCCCGGCCCCACCACCCCCACCTGGTCGTGGACCGTGGTGCTGCCCGTCCAGCGGGCCGAACACGGCAAGAGCCGGCTGCGCGCTCCCCAGCACGTCGAACGCGCCGCCCTCGCGCGGGCCATCGCGATCGACTCGGTCGAGGCGGTCCTGGCCAGCGCCGCTGTCGGTGCCGTCGTCCTCGTGACCTCCGATCCGGTGGTCGCCGCCGCCGGTCGCGACCTCGCCGCCGACGGCACCCTCGGCGCAGGAAGGGGCACGGTGGAGGTACTCGCCGACCCCGGGCAGGGGCTGGGCGCCGCGGTCGAGGCCGGCGTCCAGCTGGCGCGTAGGGACCGGCCCGACGGAGCAGTCGCCGCGCTCCTCGCCGACGTCCCGGCCCTACGGGGTGCGGACCTCACCGCCGCGCTCCTGACCGCGCAGGGGCACCCGAGCGCCGTGGTGCCGGACCAGGACGGATCGGGCACGGTGCTGCTGACCGCAGCGCCCGGCGTCCCGCTGCGGCACGCCTTCGGCGCCGGCTCGGCGGCTCGGCACCAGGACCTCGGTGCCGTCGTCCTCGCGCTCGACCTGCCCCGGCTGCGTCGGGACGTCGACACCGAGGCCGACCTGCAGGCGGCCGTGCAGCTCGGCGTCGGCGCGCGCACGAGCGCGCTGCTGGGTGACACTGCGCTGCCGGGTGAGACTGCGCTGCCGGGTGACACTGCGCTGCCGGGTGACAGCGGGCACTAG
- a CDS encoding lysophospholipid acyltransferase family protein: MSHRELSGAYRFAAGVLRPVFTAITRRDWRGAEHLPATGGFVVCSNHMSYLDPVTFAHFLYDSGHPPYFLGKEEVFQVPFVGWVLRSADQIPVHRESGDAAAAFTSAVEAVRAGKCLALFPEATLTREPDLWPMLGKTGAARLALTTGCPLVPVAQWGVQEMLMPYAKRVHLLPRKTVHVLAGPPVDLDDLRERPLDADVLAEATERVMHDITALLEQLRGESAPAVRYDPREHGQSRTGNPAKAKEIAAKRARQAGRAAEQAGRAAEQAARRAARAAKDRAAKDRAPGRGGGPQGPDGGTT, translated from the coding sequence GTGTCCCATCGGGAGCTGAGCGGTGCCTACCGTTTCGCGGCCGGCGTGCTGCGCCCGGTGTTCACCGCCATCACCCGGCGCGACTGGCGGGGGGCCGAGCACCTGCCGGCGACCGGCGGGTTCGTCGTCTGCTCCAACCACATGTCCTACCTGGACCCGGTCACGTTCGCGCACTTCCTCTACGACTCCGGGCACCCGCCCTACTTCCTCGGCAAGGAGGAGGTCTTCCAGGTGCCGTTCGTCGGCTGGGTGCTGCGCTCGGCCGACCAGATCCCGGTGCACCGCGAGTCCGGCGACGCCGCCGCGGCGTTCACCTCCGCAGTCGAGGCCGTCCGGGCCGGCAAGTGCCTGGCCCTCTTCCCCGAGGCGACCCTCACCCGTGAGCCCGACCTGTGGCCGATGCTGGGCAAGACGGGGGCGGCCCGGCTGGCGCTGACCACCGGCTGCCCGCTCGTGCCGGTGGCGCAGTGGGGCGTGCAGGAGATGCTGATGCCGTACGCGAAGCGCGTCCACCTGCTGCCCCGCAAGACGGTGCACGTGCTCGCCGGGCCTCCGGTGGACCTCGATGACCTGCGCGAACGCCCGCTGGACGCCGACGTCCTGGCCGAGGCCACCGAGCGTGTCATGCACGACATCACCGCCCTGCTCGAGCAGCTGCGGGGGGAGAGCGCCCCGGCCGTCCGGTACGACCCGCGCGAGCACGGCCAGTCGCGCACCGGTAACCCGGCGAAGGCCAAGGAGATCGCCGCGAAACGAGCCCGGCAGGCCGGGCGGGCCGCGGAGCAGGCCGGGCGAGCCGCGGAGCAGGCGGCGCGCCGCGCGGCCAGGGCAGCCAAGGACAGGGCGGCCAAGGACAGGGCACCAGGACGCGGCGGTGGGCCGCAGGGACCGGACGGGGGAACGACATGA
- the leuD gene encoding 3-isopropylmalate dehydratase small subunit encodes MEAFTTHTGVGVPLRRSNVDTDQIIPAVYLKRVTRTGFEDGLFAAWRNDETFILNVPAFRSGSVLVAGPDFGTGSSREHAVWALMNYGFRVVISSRFADIFRGNSGKQGLLTAQVGQGDVELLWKLLENEPGTEVTVDLVSKTVRAGDIQCPFQVDDYTRWRLLEGLDDISLTLGHEDAIKNFEKSRPAYLPTTVSG; translated from the coding sequence ATGGAAGCCTTCACGACCCACACCGGAGTCGGCGTCCCGTTGCGCCGCAGCAACGTCGACACCGACCAGATCATCCCGGCCGTCTACCTCAAGCGGGTCACCCGCACCGGCTTCGAGGACGGCCTGTTCGCGGCCTGGCGGAACGACGAGACGTTCATCCTCAACGTGCCCGCCTTCCGGTCCGGCAGCGTGCTGGTCGCCGGACCGGACTTCGGCACCGGGTCGTCCCGCGAGCATGCCGTCTGGGCGCTCATGAACTACGGCTTCCGGGTCGTCATCAGCTCGCGCTTCGCCGACATCTTCCGCGGCAACTCGGGCAAGCAGGGGTTGTTGACCGCCCAGGTCGGGCAGGGCGACGTCGAGCTGCTCTGGAAGCTGCTGGAGAACGAACCGGGCACCGAGGTCACCGTCGACCTGGTGTCGAAGACGGTTCGCGCGGGCGACATCCAGTGCCCGTTCCAGGTGGACGACTACACGCGCTGGCGGCTGCTGGAGGGCCTCGACGACATCTCGTTGACGCTCGGACACGAGGACGCCATCAAGAATTTCGAGAAGTCCCGGCCGGCCTACCTGCCGACCACGGTCAGCGGCTGA
- a CDS encoding DUF6325 family protein, with translation MADESLDELGPVDFVIVEFPAGASNFTGEMATELLALVDAGTIRVIDLIILAKNDDGSIDAVEAEDVDLGELRKLEAELAELLAEDDIVNLAAAMDPGSTAGVIVYENLWAAPFASAARRAGGQLIANGRIPMQAIIAAIEADDALETTGA, from the coding sequence ATGGCGGACGAATCGTTGGACGAGCTGGGCCCGGTGGACTTCGTGATCGTGGAGTTCCCGGCCGGCGCCTCCAACTTCACGGGTGAGATGGCCACGGAGCTGCTCGCCCTGGTCGACGCGGGCACGATCCGCGTCATCGACCTGATCATCCTGGCGAAGAACGACGACGGCTCGATCGACGCCGTGGAGGCGGAGGACGTCGACCTGGGTGAGCTGCGCAAGCTCGAGGCGGAGCTGGCCGAGCTGCTGGCCGAGGACGACATCGTCAACCTGGCCGCGGCCATGGACCCGGGCTCCACGGCCGGCGTCATCGTCTACGAGAACCTGTGGGCCGCACCGTTCGCGTCGGCCGCCCGCCGCGCCGGTGGCCAGCTGATCGCCAACGGCCGCATCCCCATGCAGGCCATCATCGCCGCCATCGAGGCGGACGACGCACTCGAGACGACGGGAGCCTGA
- a CDS encoding alpha/beta hydrolase has translation MTRPPTGEVRQLDVVTPDGRVLHVHDDGEPGDERVPLLLHHGTPQSALLLGSQLAAARARGIRLVGYDRPGYGGSSRQAGRRVADAASDAATVADALGLDRFLTSGASGGGPHALACAARLGDRVAAVATVAGVAPHDAAGLDWLGGMGDDNVVEFSAAAAGPDELVPVLELGRAMMLAATPETLAEGMASLLPPADLVALRGGIGTWLHDSAVAALAQGHDGWLDDDLAFVQDWGFDLADVQAPLLVVAGGQDLMVPVAHGEWLAETVPGASRSIDPDAGHLSLLAGVDAVHGWLLDRW, from the coding sequence ATGACCCGCCCGCCCACCGGCGAGGTCCGGCAGCTGGACGTCGTCACGCCCGACGGCCGGGTCCTGCACGTGCACGACGACGGTGAGCCGGGCGACGAGCGGGTTCCGCTGCTGCTGCACCACGGCACGCCGCAGTCCGCGCTGCTGCTCGGCTCGCAGCTGGCCGCAGCCCGAGCCCGCGGCATCCGGCTCGTCGGCTACGACCGGCCCGGCTACGGCGGCTCCAGCCGTCAGGCCGGACGCCGGGTGGCGGATGCCGCGAGCGACGCGGCCACGGTCGCCGACGCGCTGGGGCTGGACCGGTTCCTGACCTCCGGCGCCTCCGGCGGCGGCCCGCACGCGTTGGCCTGCGCCGCTCGGCTCGGCGACCGGGTGGCCGCGGTAGCCACTGTCGCCGGGGTCGCCCCGCACGACGCGGCCGGCCTGGACTGGCTGGGCGGCATGGGCGACGACAACGTGGTGGAGTTCTCGGCTGCCGCAGCCGGGCCGGACGAGCTGGTGCCGGTGCTCGAGCTGGGGCGCGCCATGATGCTCGCCGCCACGCCGGAGACGCTCGCCGAGGGCATGGCCAGCCTGCTGCCGCCGGCGGACCTCGTGGCCCTGCGCGGCGGGATCGGCACCTGGCTGCACGACAGCGCCGTCGCCGCACTCGCCCAGGGCCACGACGGCTGGCTGGACGACGACCTCGCGTTCGTGCAGGACTGGGGCTTCGACCTCGCCGACGTGCAGGCGCCGCTGCTGGTCGTGGCCGGAGGGCAGGACCTGATGGTCCCCGTCGCGCACGGCGAGTGGCTGGCCGAGACCGTTCCCGGGGCGAGCCGCTCGATCGACCCGGACGCCGGTCACCTGTCCCTGCTGGCCGGGGTCGACGCCGTGCACGGCTGGTTGCTCGACCGCTGGTGA